Genomic DNA from Candidatus Kapaibacterium sp.:
AGAGTTCGAGCAGCGCTACCGCTGCCGCGTGGAGCTGACAGAGCTGACGTGGAACGAGGGCAAGGCAAAGCTCTTGGCGGCATTCCACGCTGGTAAACCCCCAGACATTGTGGAGCTAGGTTCCGACTGGGTAGCACAGTTCTCCAGCGCTGGTGTCCTCTGGGAGCTGCCGCCGGACAGCATAGAGTTGGAGCGGTTCGTCCCATTCGCTCATCCTCCATGTTTCTGGAACGGCAAGCTCTACGCCGTCCCATGGATTGTGGACACCCGGGTCCTCTTCCTCAATCGCACAGCCCTCGAGAATGCAGGCCTTCCTAGCACCCCACCCAAGACATGGCAGGAGCTCCTGGAGCGAGCCCAACAGCTCCATCGGCCGCCGGAAATCTATGGCTGTGGCGTCAACGGAGCCGATCCCCATCGGCTCTACAAGAAGGTGCTGCCACTGGTCTGGAGCTTCGGAGGCGACATTGTGGACACGACTGGGGCGGTGACCTTCACTCAGCCAGCGGTCATCGCTGCCGTACGCTTCTACACTCGGCTCGCCCGCGTGGGGCTCATAGAGACGCAGCGCCAGCTCGATGATGCCTTCTTCCAGGGCAAGCTGGGATTTTGGATCTCTGGAGCCTGGTTGGCAGAGAAGCTGCGGCAGCAGCCACCGTCGTGGAGCTATTCGCTGGCGCCTCTACCGGGCAATGCTCCAACGAGCGTGGGGGTATCATTCGCCGGCGGTGAGTACCTCGCCATTAGCGCCCGCTCGCCACGCAAAGCGTTGGCACTCGAACTTGTCCGCTTCCTGACGGACGGAGCCCAGTCAGTCCGATTCTGCCGAAAGGTCATAGAAGCAGGATTCCCTGCCGACCGTCGTTACCTCCAGGATTCGGCACTCCTCAGCATCCCCTACCGTCGTGTCTTTGCTGAAC
This window encodes:
- a CDS encoding extracellular solute-binding protein: MSRWGPLLVALPVLLSTCSPPGSLEERQLSFWHFWSEPSHRAALQELIAEFEQRYRCRVELTELTWNEGKAKLLAAFHAGKPPDIVELGSDWVAQFSSAGVLWELPPDSIELERFVPFAHPPCFWNGKLYAVPWIVDTRVLFLNRTALENAGLPSTPPKTWQELLERAQQLHRPPEIYGCGVNGADPHRLYKKVLPLVWSFGGDIVDTTGAVTFTQPAVIAAVRFYTRLARVGLIETQRQLDDAFFQGKLGFWISGAWLAEKLRQQPPSWSYSLAPLPGNAPTSVGVSFAGGEYLAISARSPRKALALELVRFLTDGAQSVRFCRKVIEAGFPADRRYLQDSALLSIPYRRVFAEQLQRARMTPVHPRWLDIEAAFENAVVEALYGIRSPEAALQQASQDLVSQQ